From one Aspergillus fumigatus Af293 chromosome 8, whole genome shotgun sequence genomic stretch:
- a CDS encoding Zn(II)2Cys6 transcription factor → MTPITSTFILPRRTHALGACRTCRRRHVKCDQKRPSCRTCRSLGVTCERPPSKVRWMHNSNIEESADDQRETRRHLYTEQSRLSMTSSLRSRLVSGSINASLAEIDLRTRDIDNPPTGDIVVGPFAVLGLPTPESPRGDKVVHLQAQQDGPDSVSVESEGQPTQPVSPPNMEDSSEPIGQLTTFSQASFLADPVCHFDDFLHWSDLLGCSPDALGWNSAPITDDMDLGTNIGSFGAEFETDPMSFDGPENVGSFPLAPDGDDSMQTTGPTEMASTLLYAASLAEAPFLFKHFHDNVIPQTMPMPLGKKSPWKILNVPAAMMTYSDLTILGSQNINHARQANLYGLLACSAIHLSMYPSAPSTEAAQHWQGTADHLFEQAREHMQLSIKYETQEPKKAKYKDQLMAICCLTEYAILSGQQHYARGFLINAEYILRMRGLPKLRISPKARLLHHVYTWLRLVGESTYVLHDYQPSASFIEALHSNFRPRQPDSRNQSRSEADQKIPQLDDFLRLEAHHSDSDLNIDDPKDQETGLHDIHLQDSRNFSDTLYKQIYGIPETWLTLISQTTRLANVMETFRVARQSQRKASLEAWEILHRRSEHLENMICSFVLRHNRRVRSKHLDSSKPHEAMLRALNAALLIFFYRRVRQVHPAVLDDYVDNVITALADFQKAVPAEHPMSPATAWPMFIAGCEALTASKRDAVLEFFNRAESICRFPIFKTAREILTDVWNQQDQHLETNRRDPIPTWINIVRQKNLWPLFC, encoded by the exons ATGACTCCGATAACTTCAACTTTCATTCTGCCCCGCCGGACTCACGCGCTAGGAGCATGTCGTACCTGCAGACGTCGGCATGTCAAGTGTGACCAAAAGCGTCCCTCATGTCGTACTTGTCGATCGCTTGGTGTCACATGCGAGCGTCCTCCAAGCAAGGTACGATGGATGCACAATTCCAATATCGAGGAGAGTGCAGACGACCAACGCGAAACCCGCCGGCATCTTTACACAG AGCAATCTAGATTGTCCATGACATCCTCACTACGCTCGCGACTGGTCTCAGGCTCAATCAATGCGTCTTTGGCTGAAATTGACCTCCGAACCAGGGACATTGACAACCCTCCCACAGGCGATATCGTCGTCGGTCCGTTTGCAGTTCTAGGGCTGCCCACTCCCGAGTCCCCAAGGGGTGATAAGGTGGTACATCTGCAGGCCCAGCAAGATGGACCGGATTCAGTTTCAGTCGAGTCTGAGGGGCAGCCTACTCAGCCGGTCAGCCCGCCAAACATGGAGGACAGCTCCGAACCTATCGGCCAATTGACGACATTCTCTCAGGCATCTTTTCTTGCGGACCCAGTGTGCCATTTTGACGATTTCCTCCACTGGTCTGATCTGCTTGGATGCAGTCCAGATGCTCTTGGCTGGAACTCTGCACCGATAACAGACGACATGGATCTGGGGACGAACATAGGCTCTTTCGGTGCGGAGTTCGAAACAGATCCTATGTCGTTTGACGGTCCAGAAAATGTTGGATCATTCCCACTCGCCCCAGATGGTGACGACTCCATGCAGACGACCGGACCGACAGAGATGGCCTCCACCTTGCTATACGCTGCTTCATTGGCAGAGGccccctttctcttcaaaCATTTTCATGATAACGTGATTCCCCAAACCATGCCCATGCCTCTGGGCAAGAAGTCTCCCTGGAAGATTCTGAATGTACCAGCCGCAATGATGACTTACAGCGACCTGACGATTCTTGGATCCCAAAATATCAACCATGCGCGCCAGGCCAATCTATACGGGTTGTTGGCTTGTTCTGCTATCCATTTATCTATGTATCCAAGCGCACCCTCGACAGAAGCAGCCCAACATTGGCAAGGAACAGCCGACCATTTGTTCGAACAAGCCAGGGAACATATGCAACTCTCGATAAAGTATGAAACCCAAGAGCCAAAGAAAGCCAAGTACAAGGACCAACTCATGGCCATATGTTGCTTGACTGAATACGCC ATTTTGTCTGGGCAACAGCACTATGCTCGTGGGTTCCTTATCAACGCTGAGTATATTCTGCGCATGCGGGGGCTGCCGAAACTACGGATCTCGCCAAAGGCGCGCCTTCTACACCATGTTTATACATGGCTGCGACTTGTAGGCGAGAGTACCTACGTCCTTCATGACTATCAGCCCTCCGCCTCATTTATCGAGGCTCTTCATTCCAACTTTCGCCCTCGACAACCTGATTCACGTAACCAGTCCAGGAGCGAAGCGGATCAGAAGATCCCACAGCTCGACGACTTCCTGCGACTCGAAGCACACCATTCGGACAGTGATTTGAATATCGACGATCCCAAAGATCAGGAGACCGGGTTGCATGATATCCACCTGCAGGACTCTCGCAACTTCTCGGATACACTATACAAGCAGATTTATGGTATTCCCGAGACCTGGCTTACCCTCATATCCCAGACCACGAGGCTCGCGAACGTGATGGAGACGTTTCGAGTTGCACGTCAATCGCAGCGGAAGGCTTCTCTCGAAGCATGGGAAATACTCCACCGCCGCAGTGAGCACCTTGAGAATATGATCTGCTCATTTGTTCTGCGGCACAATCGCCGCGTCCGCTCCAAGCACCTGGACTCATCCAAACCTCATGAGGCAATGTTGCGAGCATTGAATGCCGCTCTGCTAATTTTCTTTTACCGGCGGGTTCGACAAGTCCATCCTGCTGTTCTAGATGATTACGTGGACAACGTTATTACGGCCCTGGCTGACTTTCAGAAAGCTGTACCAGCCGAGCATCCCATGAGCCCTGCAACTGCTTGGCCGATGTTTATTGCGGGGTGTG
- a CDS encoding aldehyde dehydrogenase ALDH, which translates to MSNVRIGRTFLTGICTVPVYPLHLACRSASPLSPVRRLILESQRPLTVNLIIHHTISHRSTIRTMGDLFVDIRTPNNHAYRQPTGLFIGGEVVAASSGQTITSIDPATDKPIATVHAASAEDVDRAVKAARAALVHPSWKQLPATGRGILLAKLADLMEQKRELLASIDAWDNGKPYHVALEEDLTEAITTIRYYSGWADKIAGQTISTTSSKFAYTIRQPIGVVGQIIPWNYPLSMATWKLGPALACGNTVVLKPAEQTPLSALVLAELITEAGFPPGVVNIVNGYGREAGAALASHPLVDKIAFTGSTQTAREIMKMAAGTLKDITLETGGKSPLLVFPDADMEQAVKWSHFGIMSNQGQICTATSRIYVHQDVFHSFLERFKQAVETTSKIGDQWDESTFQGPQVTRTQYERILSHIETAKKEGGTVVMGGGAYVPEGDRNKDGYFVQPTVFTGTTDSMAIVREEVFGPVVIIEPFATEEEAIRRANDTIYGLGAAVFTRDLERAHRVAAEIDSGMVWINSSQDCDPRVPFGGVKQSGIGRELGEAGLAAYSRIKAVHVNMGSKL; encoded by the exons ATGTCGAATGTGAGAATCGGAAGGACCTTCCTGACAGGAATATGCACTGTACCCGTCTACCCTTTGCATCTG GCATGCCGATCCGCATCACCCCTCTCGCCTGTCCGAAGGCTTATATTAGAATCTCAGAGGCCATTGACTGtgaatctcatcatccatcatACAATTTCACACAGATCAACAATCAGAACCATGGGAGATCTCTTCGTCGATATTCGGACGCCAAATAATCACGCTTACCGGCAGCCAACTGGCCTGTTCATCGGCGGTGAAGTCGTGGCCGCGTCGAGCGGGCAAACTATCACTTCGATTGACCCTGC CACTGATAAGCCCATCGCTACGGTCCACGCCGCCAGCGCTGAGGATGTAGATCGAGCTGTGAAGGCTGCCCGGGCCGCACTGGTCCATCCATCCTGGAAGCAACTTCCCGCTACCGGCCGGGGGATACTGCTGGCCAAGTTGGCCGATCTGATGGAGCAAAAGCGGGAGTTACTTGCGTCGATCGACGCATGGGATAATG GGAAACCATACCACGTAGCGCTGGAAGAGGACCTCACCGAGGCTATTACAACCATCCGCTACTACAGTGGCTGGGCTGATAAGATCGCGGGCCAGACCATCAGCACGACGTCGAGCAAGTTCGCGTATACGATTCGTCAGCCGATCGGTGTCGTGGGACAGATCATCCCGTGGAACTACCCCTTGTCCATGGCTACGTGGAAACTCGGCCCTGCGTTAGCTTGTGGGAACACTGTTGTTCTGAAACCTGCCGAGCAGACACCTCTCAGCGCGCTTGTGCTTGCGGAGCTGATTACGGAGGCTGGATTTCCTCCCGGGGTCGTGAATATTGTCAATGGGTACGGCAGAGAAGCCGGTGCTGCCCTGGCATCTCATCCGCTAGTTGATAAAATTGCGTTCACCGGCTCGACACAAACAGCAAGagagatcatgaagatggccgCGGGGACATTAAAAGATATCACGCTCGAGACTGGTGGCAAGTCACCGCTCCTCGTATTCCCAGACGCCGACATGGAGCAAGCCGTCAAATGGTCGCATTTCGGCATCATGTCGAATCAAGGCCAGATCTGCACGGCTACTTCCCGCATCTACGTACACCAGGAtgtcttccattctttctTGGAGAGATTTAAACAGGCGGTCGAGACTACGTCCAAGATCGGTGACCAGTGGGATGAATCTACGTTTCAGGGTCCACAGGTCACTCGAACACAGTATGAGCGTATCCTCTCGCATATTGagacggccaagaaggagggtgGCACGGTGGTTATGGGCGGAGGTGCCTATGTCCCCGAAGGAGACAGGAACAAAGATGGATATTTTGTCCAGCCTACTGTTTTCACAGGTACCACAGACTCAATGGCTATCGTGCGGGAGGAGGTCTTTGGCCCCGTGGTGATTATCGAGCCATTCGcaacggaagaagaagccatcCGTCGGGCCAACGATACCATCTATGGCCTTGGGGCAGCCGTGTTTACAAGAGATCTGGAACGAGCGCATAGGGTTGCTGCAGAGATTGATTCGGGAATGGTCTGGATCAATAGTAGCCAAGACTGTGATCCTCGAGTGCCATTTGGGGGTGTCAAGCAGAGCGGCATTGGGCGGGAGCTTGGTGAAGCTGGTCTGGCAGCCTATAGTCGGATCAAGGCCGTACATGTCAACATGGGAAGTAAGCTGTGA
- a CDS encoding alpha-hydroxy acid oxidase: MAHRGETLHNEVSCIADLKALGSSKLPKMVRGELRENEAAFDRYKILPRVLRNVDNVDTTTEILGTKVSLPFGFSPAASQKLAHPDGELAASRAAAKYGICMGLSSYSNYSLEDVAAQGTGNPYVMQMCVLRDRSITIQLLERAQKAGYKALFLSVDVPVLGKRLNEYRNSYTLPEDMNWPNILSCGADTSNRTDYDPSLDWETTIPWLRKHTSLQIWLKGICSPADVELAIHYGVDGIVISNHGGRQLDGIPATLDALRLCAPIARGRIPLAIDGGIRRGSDIFKALALGASYCFVGRIPIWGLAVSFVLWHVAMIGLANYIQYNGQEGVELAIRILQQELKITMALAGCTSISDINESYLSVLNANGQLAKL, from the exons ATGGCTCATCGAGGGGAGACTCTACACAACGAGGTGTCCTGCATCGCAGACCTCAAAGCTCTAGGAAGCAGCAAGCTTCCGAAGATGGTCAGAGGTGA ATTGCGTGAGAATGAGGCCGCCTTCGACCGCTACAAGATCCTTCCTCGCGTTCTGAGAAATGTCGACAACGTCGATACAACCACGGAGATACTAGGAACCAAGGTTTCTCTTCCGTTTGGATTCAGCCCTGCTGCATCGCAAAAGCTAGCTCACCCAGATGGAGAACTGGCGGCATCGCGGGCTGCCGCAAAGTATGGCATCTGCATGGGACTCTCGTCGTATTCGAATTACTCTCTGGAGGATGTGGCGGCCCAGGGGACCGGCAACCCGTACGTGATGCAGATGTGTGTTTTGCGGGATCGCTCAATAACAATACAGTTGCTGGAGCGGGCTCAAA AGGCGGGATACAAGGCATTGTTCCTCTCTGTCGATGTCCCTGTGCTCGGAAAGAGACTCAACGAATATCGGAATAGTTATACGCTTCCCGAAGACATGAACTGGCCAAATATCCTCAGTTGCGGCGCTGATACCTCAAACCGTACGGACTATG ATCCAAGTCTTGACTGGGAAACCACAATCCCATGGCTCCGAAAACACACCTCGTTGCAGATATGGCTTAAAGGGA TTTGCTCCCCTGCAGACGTCGAACTGGCAATCCATTACGGTGTCGACGGGATCGTGATCTCCAACCACGGCGGTCGCCAGCTGGACGGAATTCCAGCTACGCTAGATGCGCTGAGACTCTGCGCCCCTATTGCACGGGGACGAATCCCGCTTGCGATCGACGGTGGCATCCGGCGAGGATCGGATATCTTTAAGGCTCTTGCACTTGGCGCCAGTTATTGTTTCGTGGGGAGAATTCCCATTTGGGGCCTTGCGGTAAGCTTTGTTCTCTGGCATGTTGCCATGATCGGCCTGGCTAATTACATTCAGTACAACGGCCAAGAGGGCGTTGAGTTGGCAATCAGGATTTTACAACAAGAATTGAAGATAACCATGGCCCTCGCAGG TTGCACGTCTATTAGCGACATTAACGAGAGCTATCTGTCCGTTCTGAATGCGAATGGGCAGCTGGCAAAACTGTAG